The following are encoded together in the Acidobacteriota bacterium genome:
- a CDS encoding insulinase family protein: MKRIMTAAAPLVLLACLTAGLGALTPDEVRQHDLPNGLKVLLVPRHNIPSVALYTFFRVGSRNERVGLTGVSHFIEHMMFNGSKNVPPGEFDRIMEFHGGSNNAYTGDDMTAYTDWFPPEALEPMIRIEADRMQGLRFDPKVLESERSVVANERRLTTENDNRSLLNEHLRATAIMAHPYHWDVIGWMSDILSWRRDEIVAYYRTYYAPNNAVLILVGDFDPARAIGLIRKHFGAIRRVPPPPPVSTVEPPQMGIRRVVVRKQSQAPLLMLAFRGVACTDKDFPALQALESALLDGESSRLYRRLVWQEQSALSVRGGIEENLDPYLFTIVVQPKPGADLALVERQVLEEIEKVRTDGVSEREVQKAVNGIRSAHYRRLQSQADIANALGRAELLHGDWKKLFDFSARYDKLGPEAVRGAAARYLVEDALTVGTLIPKEN; encoded by the coding sequence ATGAAGCGAATCATGACCGCGGCCGCGCCCCTGGTTCTCCTGGCCTGCCTGACCGCCGGGCTGGGCGCCCTGACACCGGACGAAGTCCGGCAGCACGACCTGCCCAACGGCCTGAAGGTGCTCCTGGTTCCCCGGCACAACATCCCCAGCGTCGCGCTGTACACCTTCTTCCGCGTCGGCTCGCGGAACGAGCGGGTCGGCCTGACGGGCGTGTCCCACTTCATCGAGCACATGATGTTCAACGGGTCGAAAAACGTGCCCCCCGGCGAGTTCGACCGGATCATGGAGTTCCACGGCGGGTCCAACAACGCCTACACCGGGGACGACATGACCGCCTACACCGACTGGTTCCCGCCCGAGGCCCTCGAGCCCATGATCCGAATCGAGGCCGACCGGATGCAGGGCCTGCGCTTCGACCCGAAGGTCCTGGAGTCCGAGCGGAGCGTGGTGGCCAACGAACGCCGGCTGACCACCGAGAACGACAACCGGAGCCTCCTCAACGAGCACCTCCGGGCCACCGCCATCATGGCGCACCCCTACCACTGGGACGTGATCGGGTGGATGAGCGACATCCTCTCCTGGCGCCGGGACGAGATCGTAGCCTACTACCGCACTTACTACGCCCCCAACAACGCCGTGCTGATCCTGGTGGGGGATTTCGATCCCGCCAGGGCCATCGGCCTGATCCGGAAGCACTTCGGGGCCATCCGGCGCGTCCCGCCCCCGCCGCCGGTTTCCACCGTGGAACCGCCCCAGATGGGCATCCGCCGCGTGGTTGTCCGGAAGCAGTCCCAGGCGCCGCTCCTGATGCTGGCCTTCCGGGGCGTCGCCTGCACGGACAAGGACTTCCCCGCCCTCCAGGCGCTCGAATCCGCCCTCCTGGACGGGGAGAGCAGCCGCCTCTACCGCCGCCTGGTCTGGCAGGAGCAGTCCGCCCTGTCGGTTCGGGGCGGCATCGAGGAGAACCTCGACCCCTACCTCTTCACCATCGTCGTCCAGCCCAAACCCGGCGCCGACCTGGCCCTCGTCGAGCGGCAGGTCCTCGAGGAGATCGAGAAGGTGCGCACGGACGGCGTGTCGGAGCGGGAAGTCCAGAAGGCCGTCAACGGCATCCGCTCGGCCCACTACCGGCGGCTCCAGAGCCAGGCCGACATCGCCAACGCCCTGGGGAGGGCGGAACTGCTCCACGGCGACTGGAAGAAGCTCTTCGATTTTTCCGCCCGGTACGACAAGCTCGGGCCCGAAGCCGTCCGCGGGGCCGCGGCCCGGTACCTGGTGGAGGACGCCCTGACGGTGGGCACGCTGATCCCCAAGGAGAACTGA
- a CDS encoding insulinase family protein encodes MKKTASLSALALLATFTLRAGEFRLPPPEVFTLDNGMTVLYRLDRTAPLVSFQAILGGAGTADEPQGKEGVAGLTADLLLKGCGGKSAQAVAEAIDFMGASLTMSSDAESAQMSGLCLREHFPVLLDLASAALTTPDLPADEFERERARRRESFKSLKDDAHAAIRPYFMKAYFAGHPLGRLALGTEASLGALGPDDVKAFYKACYRPDRMILCVVGDISPDDLKAALGRTLGTWARPAAPAGAPSLPEFPKPSGRRLLLVDKPDLNQSFFILGGPGFAFGDPVEPRAQVFNTLFGDRFTSWLNTELRIKRGLTYGAGSAFQGWRNGGLFTIASYTKNEDLGTMLDITLDLMKKAREQGFAAADVESARNYIRGQTPLDLETAGQQADAYAQLRFYGIGWDYFDRFLAEVSRVTPAAVADAAKRLVPSEDFTLVVLGKAEAVLPILEKYGKFEVRKISDPGF; translated from the coding sequence ATGAAGAAGACCGCGAGCCTCTCCGCCCTTGCCCTCCTCGCCACCTTCACCCTCCGGGCCGGCGAGTTCCGCCTGCCCCCCCCGGAGGTCTTCACCCTCGACAACGGGATGACCGTGCTCTACCGCCTCGACCGGACCGCCCCCCTGGTCAGCTTCCAGGCCATCCTCGGCGGCGCGGGGACGGCGGACGAGCCCCAGGGGAAGGAGGGCGTCGCCGGCCTGACCGCGGACCTGCTGCTCAAGGGGTGCGGCGGGAAGAGCGCCCAGGCCGTGGCGGAGGCCATCGACTTCATGGGGGCGTCCCTCACGATGAGCTCCGACGCCGAAAGTGCCCAGATGAGCGGCCTGTGCCTCCGGGAACACTTCCCCGTCCTGCTCGACCTCGCGTCCGCCGCCCTGACCACCCCCGATCTCCCCGCCGACGAGTTCGAGCGGGAGCGGGCCCGGCGCCGGGAGTCCTTCAAATCCCTCAAGGACGACGCCCACGCCGCCATCCGGCCCTACTTCATGAAGGCCTACTTCGCCGGGCACCCCCTCGGCCGCCTCGCCCTGGGCACCGAGGCCTCTCTCGGCGCGCTCGGGCCCGACGACGTCAAGGCGTTCTACAAGGCCTGCTACCGGCCCGACCGGATGATTCTCTGCGTGGTGGGCGACATTTCCCCGGACGACCTGAAGGCGGCCCTCGGGAGAACCCTGGGGACCTGGGCCCGGCCCGCCGCCCCCGCCGGGGCGCCGAGCCTCCCCGAGTTCCCGAAACCGTCCGGACGCCGGCTCCTGCTGGTGGACAAGCCGGACCTCAACCAGAGCTTCTTCATCCTGGGCGGGCCCGGCTTCGCCTTCGGCGACCCCGTGGAACCCCGTGCGCAGGTCTTCAACACCCTGTTCGGCGACCGCTTCACGTCCTGGCTCAACACCGAGCTTCGCATCAAGCGCGGCCTCACCTACGGCGCCGGCAGCGCATTCCAGGGCTGGCGCAACGGCGGTCTCTTCACCATCGCCTCCTACACGAAAAACGAGGACCTCGGCACGATGCTGGACATCACCCTCGACCTGATGAAGAAGGCGCGGGAGCAGGGCTTCGCCGCCGCCGACGTGGAGAGCGCCCGGAACTACATCCGGGGGCAGACCCCCCTGGACCTCGAGACCGCCGGCCAGCAGGCCGACGCCTACGCCCAGCTCCGCTTCTACGGGATCGGCTGGGATTACTTCGACCGCTTCCTCGCGGAAGTGTCCCGGGTGACGCCGGCCGCCGTCGCCGACGCGGCGAAGCGGCTGGTCCCCTCGGAGGACTTCACCCTGGTGGTGCTGGGCAAGGCGGAGGCGGTCCTGCCGATCCTGGAGAAATACGGCAAGTTCGAGGTCCGCAAGATCTCCGACCCGGGCTTCTGA
- a CDS encoding extracellular solute-binding protein, with product MSGRNDLRIGQSPWVRVLFFAGLLFLLTPLVLLILFSFNASKNVTQWGGFSVEWYGKAFRDTSLWISVRNSLLVAVLSTLISTVLGTLAALAIGARRFRGRALLRNLVHIPIILPEIVFGVALLILFMVIRLPLGLLSVTCAHVTFSLSFVIIIVLTSVLNFDREIEHAALDLGARPVRAFFDVVLPNISAGIVSAALFAFALSIDDFVVTFFTTGAGFTTFPLKVYSMLKYGINPSINAVSTLLILVTCAAVAGGGLLALKRDRLEGKLRWVTGGLLTLTAGLVAFLCLAAPRHKVIHFANYSEYFDESILEDFRKETGIEVVMDYFGDVNELLTKLDTGTCSEDLMMVSDHFVEIMIKQGHLRPLDFGNIPNARYLDPGFRALSFDPSGRYYVPYAWGLVAIAYNADKVREPVDSWKVFWDPAYRERMTFVAEMRPVFAVAYLLLGYSINDTDPAHLARAKALLLKQKPLLRKYESALFKDMLRSGEIWLAQVWSGEGVKLCREDPKRFRLAFPREGCQMFVDNFCIPGSSKNAREVEIFINYLLRPEVSARNMNFICYAMPNPEAFKLLPPDLRDHPTLFAPGGGFGKYPLFHDVGRFLDPLTKAWTEIRGH from the coding sequence GTGTCCGGGCGCAACGACCTCCGCATCGGCCAAAGCCCCTGGGTCCGGGTGCTCTTCTTCGCCGGGCTCCTCTTCCTCCTGACGCCCCTCGTCCTGCTCATCCTGTTCTCGTTCAACGCGTCGAAAAACGTCACCCAGTGGGGCGGGTTCTCCGTGGAATGGTACGGGAAGGCCTTCCGGGACACCTCCCTGTGGATCTCCGTCCGGAACTCGCTCCTGGTGGCGGTCCTGAGCACCCTCATCTCCACCGTTCTGGGCACCCTGGCCGCCCTGGCGATCGGGGCCCGCCGGTTCCGGGGGCGGGCGCTGCTCCGGAACCTGGTGCACATCCCCATCATCCTCCCCGAGATCGTCTTCGGCGTGGCGCTGCTCATCCTGTTCATGGTGATCCGCCTCCCCCTGGGGCTCCTCTCCGTCACCTGCGCCCACGTCACCTTCAGCCTCTCCTTCGTCATCATCATCGTGCTCACGTCGGTCCTCAACTTCGACCGGGAGATCGAGCACGCGGCGCTGGACCTCGGGGCGAGGCCGGTCCGGGCCTTCTTCGACGTGGTCCTGCCCAACATCTCCGCCGGCATCGTCTCGGCGGCCCTCTTCGCCTTCGCCCTCAGCATCGACGACTTCGTCGTGACCTTCTTCACCACGGGGGCCGGGTTCACCACCTTCCCCCTGAAGGTCTACTCCATGCTCAAGTACGGGATCAACCCGTCCATCAACGCGGTCTCCACCCTCCTGATCCTCGTGACCTGCGCCGCCGTGGCCGGCGGGGGGCTCCTCGCCCTGAAGCGGGATCGGCTCGAGGGAAAGCTTCGCTGGGTCACGGGGGGCCTGTTGACCCTGACCGCGGGGCTCGTGGCCTTCCTCTGCCTGGCCGCCCCCCGGCACAAGGTGATCCACTTCGCCAACTACTCGGAGTACTTCGACGAGTCGATCCTGGAGGATTTCCGGAAGGAGACCGGGATCGAGGTGGTGATGGACTACTTCGGCGACGTCAACGAACTGCTCACCAAGCTCGACACCGGCACCTGCTCCGAGGACCTGATGATGGTCAGCGACCACTTCGTGGAGATCATGATCAAGCAGGGGCACCTGCGCCCGCTGGACTTCGGGAACATCCCCAACGCCCGGTACCTGGACCCCGGCTTCCGGGCCCTCTCCTTCGACCCCTCCGGACGGTACTACGTTCCCTACGCGTGGGGGCTCGTGGCCATCGCCTACAACGCCGACAAGGTCCGGGAGCCGGTGGACTCCTGGAAGGTCTTCTGGGACCCCGCCTACAGGGAACGGATGACCTTCGTCGCCGAGATGCGGCCGGTCTTCGCCGTCGCCTACCTGCTCCTCGGTTACTCCATCAACGACACGGACCCCGCCCACCTCGCCCGGGCCAAGGCCCTGCTCCTGAAGCAGAAGCCGCTTCTTAGAAAGTACGAGAGCGCCCTCTTCAAGGACATGCTCCGCTCGGGGGAGATCTGGCTCGCCCAGGTGTGGTCCGGCGAGGGGGTCAAGCTGTGCCGGGAGGACCCGAAGCGGTTCAGGTTGGCCTTCCCCCGGGAGGGGTGCCAGATGTTCGTGGACAACTTCTGCATCCCCGGGAGTTCGAAGAACGCGAGGGAGGTGGAGATCTTCATCAATTACCTCCTCCGCCCCGAGGTCTCGGCCCGCAACATGAACTTCATCTGTTATGCCATGCCCAACCCCGAGGCGTTCAAGCTCCTCCCGCCGGACCTGCGGGATCACCCCACCCTCTTCGCGCCCGGCGGGGGGTTCGGGAAGTACCCGCTTTTCCATGACGTGGGCCGCTTTCTCGACCCCCTGACGAAGGCCTGGACGGAGATCCGGGGGCACTGA